The following are from one region of the Takifugu rubripes chromosome 12, fTakRub1.2, whole genome shotgun sequence genome:
- the LOC105417138 gene encoding brain and acute leukemia cytoplasmic protein: MLFQMGCGGSRADAIIEPRYHESWTRETESTWLTNTDVEASFANGKALESSLREKRMVTTGTQCGKQPLTSSSSNPQRRPRRSLTEQTTRDSKRRASKEAGAVSKDVQTVGLSAAGDPEPMECV; encoded by the exons ATGCTTTTCCAGATGGGTTGTGGAGGGAGTCGGGCAGACGCTATCATCGAGCCGAGGTACCATGAGAGCTGGACCAGGGAAACCGAATCGACGTGGCTCACAAACACGGACGTAGAGGCATCCTTCGCAAACG GTAAAGCTTTGGAGAGCAGTCTGAGGGAGAAGAGGATGGTGACCACCGGCACCCAGTGCGGGAAGCAGCCGCTCACATCCTCCAGCTCCAACCCCCAGAGGAGACCAAGGCGATCTCTGACTGAG CAAACCACCCGTGACTCTAAACGGAGGGCATCAAAGGAGGCTGGCGCTGTGTCTAAGGACGTCCAGACCGTCGGGCTGAGCGCCGCTGGAGATCCCGAACCGATGGAATGTGTCTGA
- the LOC101076816 gene encoding V-type proton ATPase subunit C 1-A, with protein sequence MTEFWLISAPGEKTCQQTWDKLMMATTRSNNLSVNNKFNIPDLKVGTLDVLVGLSDELAKLDAFVESVVKKVAQYMADVLEDSRDKVQENLLANGVDLVTYITRFQWDMAKYPIKQSLKNISEIISKQASQIDCDLKARASAYNNLKGNLQNLERKNAGSLLTRSLADIVKKEDFVLDSEYLITMLVVVPKTNYADWQKTYETLAEMVVPRSTKLLFEDNDSGLFSVTLFRKAIDDFRHQARENKFMVRDFQYNEVEMKADKEEMTRLSTDKKKQFGPLVRWLKVNFSEAFIAWIHIKALRVFVESVLRYGLPVNFQAMLLQPHKKNMKKLREVLYELYKHLDSSAAIIDASMDIPGLNLSQQEYYPYVYYKVDCNLLDFKV encoded by the exons ATGACAGAATTCTGGTTAATCTCTGCTCCTGGAGAGAAGACATGTCAGCAGACCTGGGACAAGCTGATGATGGCCACCACACGATCCAACAACCTTTCTGTTAACAACAAGTTCAACATCCCTGATCTTAAG GTTGGGACACTGGATGTGTTAGTAGGGCTCTCAGATGAACTGGCTAAACTGGATGCATTTGTGGAAAG TGTGGTGAAGAAAGTGGCTCAGTACATGGCTGATGTTCTAGAGGACAGCCGAGACAAAGTCCAGGAGAACCTCCTTGCTAACGGAG TTGACCTGGTTACTTATATTACCAGATTTCAGTGGGACATGGCCAAATATCCAATTAAGCAGTCACTGAAAAACATCTCTGAAATCATCTCCAAG caAGCCTCTCAGATCGACTGTGACCTGAAGGCCAGAGCTTCGGCCTACAACAACTTAAAGGGAAACCTGCAGAacctggagaggaaaaatgC GGGGAGCTTGTTGACCCGGAGTTTGGCAGATATAGTGAAGAAAGAGGACTTTGTGCTGGACTCAGAGTACCTGATTACCATGCTGGTGGTCGTCCCAAA AACAAATTACGCGGACTGGCAGAAGACGTATGAAACCCTGGCAGAAATGGTGGTGCCACGGTCCACTAA GCTGCTGTTCGAAGACAACGACAGCGGCCTGTTCAGTGTCACGCTCTTCAGGAAGGCTATAGACGACTTCAGGCACCAGGCCAGAGAAAACAA GTTCATGGTGCGTGATTTCCAGTACAATGAGGTGGAGATGaaagcagacaaagaggagatGACACGTTTGTCCACAGACAAGAAGAAGCAGTTT gggcCTTTGGTTCGATGGTTGAAGGTGAATTTCAGCGAAGCCTTCATAGCGTGGATTCATATAAAAGCACTGCGCGTCTTTGTCGAGTCCGTGTTAAG ATACGGGCTGCCAGTGAACTTCCAGGCTATGCTGCTTCAGCCCCACAAGAAGAACATGAAGAAGCTGAGGGAGGTGCTGTATGAACTGTACAAACACCTGGACAGCAGCGCTGCCATCATTGAT GCCTCCATGGACATCCCAGGACTGAATCTGAGCCAGCAAGAGTATTACCCGTACGTTTACTACAAGGTCGACTGTAACTTACTGGACTTTAAAGTCTAG
- the azin1b gene encoding antizyme inhibitor 1b yields MKGLTDKPNYTIELLEGGVTLEDVIDGHICEQTLVDKTAFVVGDLGALMRQHVCWQSISPLLQPYFPVKCNSSPAVIEVLASLGLGFVCVNKAEMSLVLEHGVPPEAIILSGVCKQQAHIKYAAKNNIQHLVCENKAELIKISRLHPNAKLLLQLSTQAHAAETSMTFGFSLKSARHLLEAAKELELQVVGVSFHIPSSCQDLQEAYTHVLSDARCVFDMGVDLGFNMNLLDIGSGFTGSEFQLRQVESALKPLLDAYFSPLSGVQVLAQPGNFYVASAFCLAIAVIGKKMVNHHWDNLAQGENNEGTEFLYYMNEGVYGPFSCKLLGNSISAPSVHKHVLSAEEALYPSSLWGPSLDQLDHVVERCLLPELSVGDWLLFPNMGACGLEDFNSLQLPVYYTVSTSDWFEMQEAGVALDNAMKNFSMVQYSA; encoded by the exons ATGAAAGGACTCACTGACAAACCCAACTACACTATTGAACTCCTTGAGGGAGGAGTAACTCTTGAAGATGTAATTGATGGACACATCTGTGAACAGACTCTG GTGGATAAGACTGCCTTTGTGGTGGGAGACCTGGGTGCGCTGATGCGTCAGCATGTGTGCTGGCAGAGCATCTCGCCACTGCTGCAGCCCTATTTCCCAGTCAAGTGCAACAGTAGCCCTGCTGTAATTGAGGTGCTGGCCTCCCTGGGTCTGGGCTTTGTTTGTGTCAACAAG GCTGAAATGAGTTTGGTGCTGGAACACGGTGTTCCACCGGAAGCCATCATCTTGTCAGGTGTTTGCAAGCAGCAGGCGCACATCAAGTATGCAGCCAAGAACAACATTCAACACCTTGTGTGTGAAAACAAGGCCGAGCTGATCAAGATTTCCCGCCTGCACCCAAATGCAAA GTTACTGCTGCAGTTGTCCACCCAAGCCCATGCCGCAGAGACCAGCATGACCTTCGGCTTCTCTCTGAAGAGCGCTCGACACCTGCTTGAAGCAGCCAAGGAACTGGAACTCCAGGTGGTGGGTGTGTCCTTCCACATTCCCAGCTCCTGCCAAGACCTGCAAGAGGCCTACACCCACGTGCTGTCAGATGCTCGCTGTGTGTTTGACATGGGG GTGGATCTGGGCTTTAACATGAACCTTCTGGATATTGGTAGTGGATTTACTGGTTCAGAGTTCCAGCTCAGACAG GTGGAGTCTGCACTCAAGCCTCTGCTAGACGCGTACTTCAGCCCACTGTCTGGTGTGCAGGTGTTGGCCCAACCAGGGAACTTCTACGTGGCCTCGGCTTTCTGTCTGGCCATCGCTGTCATCGGCAAAAAGATGGTGAACCACCACTGGGACAACTTGGCTCAAG GTGAGAACAATGAAGGTACCGAGTTCCTGTACTACATGAATGAAGGTGTTTATGGCCCATTCAGCTGCAAGCTGCTGGGAAATTCCATCTCTGCCCCATCAGTGCACAAG CATGTGCTTTCTGCTGAGGAGGCGCTGTACCCCAGCAGCTTGTGGGGTCCATCCTTGGACCAGTTGGATCATGTGGTGGAGCGCTGCCTCCTCCCTGAGCTCAGTGTCGGAGACTGGCTTCTATTCCCAAACATGGGAGCCTGTGGCTTGGAGGATTTCAATTCCCTCCAGCTGCCCGTCTATTACACGGTCTCCACCTCTGACTG GTTTGAGATGCAGGAGGCTGGAGTTGCACTGGATAATGCCATGAAGAATTTCTCCATGGTTCAGTATAGTGCATAA